In a single window of the Streptomyces sp. HUAS ZL42 genome:
- a CDS encoding VWA domain-containing protein, producing the protein MPDLPELAASFTAALHDAGIPVGPDQTRSFARALTLLPPSTTRELRHCALTTLVSDREQIEPFDAVFRAVFGAPTGLGPQRGQPGDPPRSLPDRVPGRVQGAGKATADGHGREAGAQRQEAPVPLAASPLDRLATRDFAALSAEELGQLSEVMRTLVLRTPTRPSRRRRTALHGEHIDVRRTLAVSRRTGGHPLKLRRFMPRTRPRDLIVLCDISGSMEPYARAMLQLLYCATRAARAEVFTFATRLTRLTPTLRRAGPYDALAQAGRAAPDWSGGTRIADCLAEFNERFGRRGLAHGAVVVIISDGWDTGPPAALATHMARLSRVAYRVVWVNPRTANPRYRPLVAGMAAALPYCDAVVSAHNLDALDDFTAALSAPGRRR; encoded by the coding sequence ATGCCTGACCTGCCGGAACTGGCCGCCTCGTTCACCGCCGCCCTGCACGACGCCGGGATCCCGGTGGGACCCGACCAGACCCGCAGCTTCGCCCGGGCACTCACCCTGCTTCCACCGTCGACGACGCGCGAGCTGCGGCACTGCGCGCTCACCACCCTGGTCTCCGACCGCGAGCAGATCGAGCCGTTCGACGCCGTCTTCCGCGCCGTCTTCGGCGCCCCGACCGGCCTCGGACCACAGCGCGGGCAGCCCGGCGACCCACCCCGATCGCTCCCCGACCGTGTCCCCGGGCGCGTCCAAGGCGCCGGGAAGGCCACCGCGGACGGACACGGCCGGGAGGCCGGCGCACAGCGGCAGGAGGCACCCGTGCCCCTCGCCGCAAGTCCCCTCGACCGCCTCGCCACCCGCGACTTCGCGGCCCTGTCCGCCGAGGAACTGGGCCAACTCTCAGAGGTGATGCGCACCCTCGTGCTGCGCACCCCGACCCGACCCTCCCGCCGGCGCCGCACGGCGCTCCACGGTGAGCACATCGACGTGCGCCGCACCCTGGCAGTCAGCCGCCGCACCGGCGGACATCCGCTGAAACTGCGCCGCTTCATGCCACGCACCCGTCCCCGCGACCTCATCGTGCTCTGCGACATCTCCGGATCGATGGAGCCCTACGCCCGCGCGATGCTGCAACTGCTCTACTGCGCCACCCGTGCCGCCCGCGCCGAGGTGTTCACCTTCGCCACCCGGCTCACCCGCCTCACGCCCACCCTCAGGCGAGCAGGGCCGTACGACGCCCTGGCACAAGCCGGACGAGCGGCCCCGGACTGGTCCGGGGGCACCCGGATCGCGGACTGCCTTGCGGAGTTCAACGAGCGGTTCGGCCGGCGCGGCCTGGCGCACGGCGCCGTGGTCGTCATCATCTCCGACGGCTGGGACACCGGCCCGCCCGCTGCCCTCGCCACCCACATGGCGCGACTGTCCCGGGTCGCCTACCGCGTCGTATGGGTCAACCCCCGTACGGCAAACCCCCGTTACCGTCCGCTCGTCGCCGGCATGGCCGCCGCACTGCCCTACTGCGACGCCGTCGTCAGCGCCCACAACCTCGATGCCCTGGACGACTTCACCGCGGCTCTGTCCGCCCCGGGCCGCCGACGATGA
- a CDS encoding AAA family ATPase, which produces MPDPAPLAADVPALRSRLDAVGYLADDALTTALLLAVRMRQPILLEGEPGVGKTEAARALAAALDTPLIRLQCYEGLSSAEALYEWNYPRQLLAIRLAESRGESLRDADLFSEDYLLPRPLLAAISHPGPRPAVLLIDEVDRADDEFEAFLLELLADAAVTIPELGTRTATVPPVALLTSNRTRDLHDALKRRCLYHWIDYPDTDRVAAIIRKRVPESAQWLAPRVARGVARLRAHQELTKPPGIAEAIDWAGALHALGLTTLDAAAADRTLGAVLKYAEDLQAVRRAGLAELVDTEAGTDA; this is translated from the coding sequence ATGCCTGACCCCGCCCCCCTCGCAGCGGACGTCCCCGCCCTGCGCTCACGGCTGGACGCCGTCGGCTACCTCGCCGACGACGCCCTGACCACCGCGCTGCTGCTGGCCGTGCGCATGCGGCAGCCGATCCTGCTGGAGGGCGAGCCCGGCGTCGGCAAGACCGAGGCGGCCCGCGCACTCGCCGCCGCGCTCGACACCCCGCTGATCCGGTTGCAGTGCTACGAGGGGCTGTCCTCGGCGGAGGCCCTGTACGAGTGGAACTATCCGCGGCAACTGCTGGCCATCCGGCTGGCCGAGTCCCGTGGGGAGTCCCTGCGCGACGCCGACCTGTTCTCCGAGGACTATCTGCTGCCCCGGCCGCTCCTCGCAGCGATCTCCCACCCGGGCCCACGGCCGGCCGTGCTGCTCATCGACGAAGTGGACCGCGCCGACGACGAGTTCGAGGCTTTCCTCCTGGAACTGCTGGCCGATGCCGCGGTCACCATCCCCGAACTGGGCACCCGGACGGCCACGGTGCCGCCGGTGGCCCTACTGACCTCCAACCGCACCCGGGACTTGCACGACGCGCTCAAACGCCGCTGCCTCTACCACTGGATCGACTACCCGGACACCGACCGAGTCGCCGCGATCATCCGCAAGCGGGTGCCTGAATCGGCCCAGTGGCTGGCCCCCCGCGTGGCGCGCGGGGTGGCACGCCTGCGCGCCCACCAGGAACTCACCAAGCCACCCGGCATCGCCGAGGCGATCGACTGGGCAGGCGCGCTCCACGCACTGGGGCTCACCACTCTCGACGCCGCAGCCGCCGACCGCACCCTGGGGGCAGTACTCAAATACGCCGAGGACCTTCAGGCCGTGCGCCGGGCCGGACTGGCGGAACTGGTCGACACGGAGGCCGGCACCGATGCCTGA